The DNA segment CCGCGGCGCGGTTTGAAGGTCTCCTTGCTGCCGGCGAGGCTGACGATCTGGTCGAGGTGGAAGAAGCGCCAGCCGGGAATGGGCGCGCGCTGGTAGGCGCGGATCATCACGCCGCCCTTGGTCTCGATCACCGAATAGGGTTCGATCTCGCGCACGGGGCCTGCCTTGCCCTCGCTGGTGAAGTACTGCAGCTTCAGCAGCTTGTGCTCGTAGGTGGCCTCGAGCACCTGCTTGAGGATGTCCTTGTCGGCCTTGTCCATGACGAGCTCCTATTAAGAGAACGCTGCCTTAGCCTTCGTCGCTTTCACGCAGTTTCGCCAGCACGCTGTAGTCTTCCAGCGTCGTGGTATCGCCGACGCGCTCCTTGCCGCTGGCGATGTCGCGCAGCAGGCGGCGCATGATCTTGCCGCTG comes from the Candidatus Binatia bacterium genome and includes:
- a CDS encoding WYL domain-containing protein, which gives rise to MDKADKDILKQVLEATYEHKLLKLQYFTSEGKAGPVREIEPYSVIETKGGVMIRAYQRAPIPGWRFFHLDQIVSLAGSKETFKPRRG